In a single window of the Xylanimonas protaetiae genome:
- the pyk gene encoding pyruvate kinase, whose protein sequence is MRRAKIVCTIGPATSSPENLRKLIEAGMDVARINRSHGSFEEHEAVYNNVREAAKATGRNVAILVDLQGPKIRLGKFEEEKKYYLEVGDKFTITTEDIVGNQQIVSTTHKGLAGDAKPGDVLLIDDGKVRLRVESVEGPRVNAVTEIPGPVSNNKGINLPSAAVSVPALSEKDIEDLRWGLKMGTDFIALSFVRNAKDYDDVRAIMEEEGRVVPVIAKLEKPQAIENLEEVVAAFDAFMVARGDLAVEMPLEEVPLIQKRIIELARRNAKPVIVATQVLESMTNNPVPTRAEASDCANAVLDGADAVMLSGETSVGDYPIITVQTMAKIIESTEKLGAERIAPLGSRPHTRSGVITQAAKEVGEQLGAKYFVTFTQSGDSARRMSRLRSQIQLLAFTPESSVRKELALSWGTEAYEVPSVDSVDAMVAQVDSTLQANGLAEPGDRVVIVSGAPVGVPGTTNSILVHKVGSTDTGR, encoded by the coding sequence CACGAGCTCGCCGGAGAACCTCCGCAAGCTCATCGAGGCCGGTATGGACGTGGCCCGAATCAACCGGAGCCACGGCTCGTTCGAGGAGCACGAGGCCGTCTACAACAACGTCCGCGAGGCCGCCAAGGCCACCGGTCGCAACGTGGCCATCCTGGTCGACCTCCAGGGCCCCAAGATCCGCCTCGGCAAGTTCGAGGAGGAGAAGAAGTACTACCTCGAGGTCGGTGACAAGTTCACCATCACGACCGAGGACATCGTCGGCAACCAGCAGATCGTCTCGACGACCCACAAGGGCCTGGCCGGCGACGCCAAGCCGGGCGACGTCCTGCTGATCGACGACGGCAAGGTGCGCCTGCGCGTCGAGTCGGTCGAGGGCCCGCGCGTCAACGCCGTGACCGAGATCCCCGGCCCGGTGTCGAACAACAAGGGCATCAACCTCCCCTCCGCCGCGGTGTCCGTCCCCGCGCTGTCGGAGAAGGACATCGAGGACCTGCGCTGGGGCCTCAAGATGGGCACCGACTTCATCGCCCTGTCCTTCGTGCGCAACGCCAAGGACTACGACGACGTCCGCGCCATCATGGAGGAGGAGGGCCGGGTCGTCCCGGTCATCGCCAAGCTCGAGAAGCCGCAGGCGATCGAGAACCTCGAAGAGGTCGTCGCCGCGTTCGACGCGTTCATGGTCGCCCGTGGCGACCTCGCCGTCGAGATGCCGCTCGAGGAGGTGCCGCTCATCCAGAAGCGCATCATCGAGCTCGCCCGCCGCAACGCGAAGCCGGTCATCGTCGCCACCCAGGTGCTCGAGTCCATGACCAACAACCCGGTGCCGACGCGCGCCGAGGCCTCCGACTGCGCCAACGCCGTCCTCGACGGCGCCGACGCGGTCATGCTCTCGGGCGAGACCTCGGTCGGTGACTACCCGATCATCACCGTGCAGACGATGGCGAAGATCATCGAGTCGACGGAGAAGCTCGGCGCGGAGCGCATCGCGCCGCTCGGCTCGCGCCCGCACACCCGCTCGGGTGTCATCACGCAGGCCGCGAAGGAGGTCGGCGAGCAGCTCGGCGCCAAGTACTTCGTGACCTTCACGCAGTCGGGCGACTCGGCGCGCCGCATGTCGCGCCTGCGTTCGCAGATCCAGCTCCTGGCCTTCACGCCGGAGTCGTCGGTCCGCAAGGAGCTGGCGCTGAGCTGGGGCACCGAGGCCTACGAGGTCCCGTCCGTCGACTCCGTCGACGCGATGGTCGCGCAGGTCGACTCGACCCTGCAGGCCAACGGCCTCGCCGAGCCGGGCGACCGCGTCGTCATCGTCTCGGGTGCGCCGGTCGGCGTCCCGGGCACGACGAACTCGATCCTGGTGCACAAGGTCGGCTCGACCGACACGGGTCGCTGA
- a CDS encoding ANTAR domain-containing response regulator → MAVVTEKLPLDLPPLLEPEAPVPTAPARPARRAVVAEDEALIRMDVVETLREAGFEVVGEAGDGATAVELALELKPDVVVCDVKMPEMDGITAAEKIGKAHAAPVVLLTAFSQTELVERARDAGAMAYVVKPFTPADLLPAVEIAISRYQQIGALEAEVADLTERFETRKRVDRAKGLLQTKMGLSEPEAFRWIQKTSMDRRLTMREVADAVIEQVGGA, encoded by the coding sequence ATGGCGGTCGTGACCGAGAAGCTGCCGCTGGATCTTCCGCCCCTGCTCGAGCCGGAGGCTCCCGTCCCCACCGCGCCTGCGCGCCCCGCGCGCCGCGCCGTCGTCGCGGAGGACGAGGCCCTGATCCGCATGGACGTCGTCGAGACGCTCCGCGAGGCAGGGTTCGAGGTCGTCGGCGAGGCCGGTGACGGCGCGACCGCCGTGGAGCTCGCCCTGGAGCTCAAGCCGGACGTCGTCGTCTGCGACGTGAAGATGCCCGAGATGGACGGCATCACCGCGGCCGAGAAGATCGGCAAGGCGCACGCCGCGCCCGTCGTCCTGCTCACCGCGTTCTCGCAGACCGAGCTGGTCGAGCGTGCTCGCGACGCCGGCGCGATGGCCTACGTCGTCAAGCCGTTCACCCCGGCCGACCTGCTGCCCGCCGTCGAGATCGCGATCTCGCGCTACCAGCAGATCGGTGCCCTCGAGGCGGAGGTCGCCGACCTCACCGAGCGCTTCGAGACCCGCAAGCGCGTCGACCGAGCCAAGGGCCTGCTGCAGACCAAGATGGGCCTCTCCGAGCCCGAGGCCTTCCGCTGGATCCAGAAGACGTCGATGGACCGCCGCCTGACCATGCGCGAGGTCGCCGACGCCGTCATCGAGCAGGTCGGCGGGGCCTGA
- a CDS encoding GNAT family N-acetyltransferase — protein MRSQPEVRPAERDDLVVVAALTAAARPTTTVGVPVDTAGEDAIRAHLSIYLATSGQVLVAELDGHIVGFVLTRTAGPYLFAEVVAWVVDSLYVTPDARRRGVGHALVAGVAALAGESGATYVYAGATAGDRNMQRFLARLGFAPAAGHRVVPTATLLRRLAQEGAPTVSRPRAKRDATRAALDDIIARRRRAREAGTHTAPIGLSHRRVS, from the coding sequence ATGCGCTCGCAGCCCGAGGTACGGCCGGCGGAGCGCGACGACCTCGTCGTCGTCGCTGCGCTGACCGCCGCGGCACGCCCGACGACGACCGTGGGCGTGCCGGTCGACACCGCGGGCGAGGACGCGATCCGCGCCCACCTGTCGATCTACCTCGCCACGAGCGGCCAGGTGCTGGTGGCCGAGCTCGACGGGCACATCGTCGGGTTCGTCCTGACGCGCACCGCGGGCCCCTACCTGTTCGCGGAGGTCGTCGCCTGGGTCGTCGACTCCCTCTACGTCACCCCGGACGCCCGGCGCCGCGGCGTCGGGCACGCGCTCGTCGCGGGCGTCGCCGCCCTGGCGGGGGAGTCGGGTGCCACGTACGTGTACGCGGGCGCGACGGCGGGGGACCGCAACATGCAGCGCTTCCTGGCCCGCCTGGGGTTCGCCCCGGCCGCGGGTCACCGCGTCGTGCCGACGGCGACGCTGCTGCGCCGGCTCGCCCAGGAGGGTGCGCCGACCGTGTCGCGGCCCCGGGCGAAGCGCGACGCGACGAGGGCGGCGCTCGATGACATCATCGCCCGCCGCCGCCGGGCGCGGGAGGCGGGGACGCACACCGCCCCGATCGGGCTGAGCCACCGCCGCGTCTCCTGA
- a CDS encoding PaaI family thioesterase, whose protein sequence is MTDTLPGLAGTLIERMGIEVLEVSADRTTGTMPVAGNTQPYGLLHGGASAVLAETLGSIAAMQHAGPGRAAVGIELNVTHHRSARQGVVRGEAVAISRGRTLASYAVTITDDKGRRICTGRLTCMVVDAPPGA, encoded by the coding sequence ATGACTGACACGCTTCCCGGGCTGGCGGGCACGCTGATCGAGCGCATGGGCATCGAGGTGCTCGAGGTCTCCGCCGACCGCACCACCGGCACGATGCCCGTCGCGGGCAACACCCAGCCCTACGGCCTGCTGCACGGGGGTGCCTCGGCCGTGCTCGCCGAGACGCTCGGGTCGATCGCCGCGATGCAGCACGCGGGCCCGGGCCGGGCAGCGGTGGGGATCGAGCTCAACGTCACGCACCACCGCTCGGCGCGCCAGGGCGTGGTGCGCGGCGAGGCGGTGGCGATCAGCCGGGGCCGGACGCTCGCGTCCTACGCGGTCACGATCACCGACGACAAGGGGCGCCGGATCTGCACGGGCCGGCTCACGTGCATGGTGGTCGACGCGCCGCCCGGGGCGTAG
- the polA gene encoding DNA polymerase I produces MTTTAPAGHPVTATSHRPRLLLIDGHSMAYRAFFALPDTMATTSGQVTNAVYGFTSMLTKLLGDEQPTHLAVAFDVSRRSFRTERFPEYKGTRSETPAPFKGQVPLIKDVLQALRVPTLEREGIEADDIIATLSGQASAAGMEVLVCSGDRDSLQLVSEDVTLLYPVRGVSEMARFTPDSVAEKYGVPPEQYPDLAALVGETSDNLPGVAGVGPKTAAKWVAQFGGLEPLLANVDQLKGKAAENLRAAVDQVRLNRELNALLRDVELEYAPDDLLLRGFDREAVHRISDTLQFGTLRDRLLAVDPAGHDEAADGAVDAGFELDVVELPAGGLAAWLAARAGRTVGVDVSGRGTPNQGDAWGVALAEGGEGVAYDLADITADDEAALTAWLADPAAPKVLHGAKTAWHSLAARGIALDGVVFDTELAAYLCYPDQRGYDLGDLVARHLGRELKVEDDGAQGALDLDLGGTGARGVGEATRAAAVADLAQALTGQLADRGATSLLTDVELPLSRVLARVEANGIAADTDFLTTLERGFADQVAQAAGEAYDAIGHEVNLGSPKQLQEVLFGELDMPKTKKTKTGYTTDAAALAELYAKTGHPFLEHLLAHRDATRLRVTVEGLIKSVHPDGRIHTTFQQTIAATGRLSSTEPNLQNIPIRTEAGRQIRRAFRVGDGYETLLTADYSQIEMRIMAHLSGDAGLIEAFRSGEDLHRYVGSRVFGVEPAGVTAEMRSKVKAMSYGLAYGLSAFGLSQQLGISTGEAQGLMDDYFARFGGVREYLDGVVEEARATGYTATVLGRRRYLPDLTSDNRQRRQMAERMALNAPIQGSAADIIKLAMLGVQRELDARGLRSRLLLQVHDELVVEVAPGERAAAEDVLRSQMGAAYTLDVPLDVSVGTGETWHDAGH; encoded by the coding sequence GTGACGACGACCGCGCCAGCAGGGCACCCCGTGACCGCCACGAGCCACCGGCCCCGCCTGCTCCTCATCGACGGGCACTCGATGGCGTACCGCGCGTTCTTCGCGCTGCCCGACACCATGGCCACCACGTCCGGCCAGGTGACGAACGCGGTCTACGGGTTCACCTCGATGCTCACCAAGCTGCTGGGCGACGAGCAGCCCACGCACCTCGCCGTGGCGTTCGACGTGTCCCGGCGGTCGTTCCGCACCGAACGGTTCCCCGAGTACAAGGGCACGCGGTCCGAGACGCCGGCGCCCTTCAAGGGCCAGGTGCCGCTCATCAAGGACGTCCTCCAGGCGCTGCGCGTCCCCACGCTCGAGCGCGAGGGCATCGAGGCCGACGACATCATCGCCACCCTGTCCGGGCAGGCGTCGGCGGCGGGCATGGAGGTGCTCGTCTGCTCCGGCGACCGCGACTCCCTCCAGCTCGTCAGCGAGGACGTGACGCTGCTGTACCCCGTGCGCGGCGTGTCCGAGATGGCGCGGTTCACGCCCGACTCCGTCGCCGAGAAGTACGGCGTGCCGCCCGAGCAGTACCCCGACCTGGCCGCCCTGGTGGGCGAGACGAGCGACAACCTGCCCGGCGTGGCCGGGGTGGGCCCGAAGACGGCCGCCAAGTGGGTGGCGCAGTTCGGCGGCCTCGAGCCGCTGCTCGCGAACGTCGACCAGCTCAAGGGCAAGGCCGCCGAGAACCTGCGCGCCGCCGTCGACCAGGTGCGGCTCAACCGTGAGCTCAACGCGCTCCTGCGCGACGTCGAGCTCGAGTACGCGCCCGACGACCTGCTGCTGCGCGGCTTCGACCGCGAGGCCGTGCACCGCATCTCCGACACGCTCCAGTTCGGCACGCTGCGCGACCGGCTCCTGGCGGTCGACCCTGCGGGCCACGACGAGGCCGCTGACGGCGCCGTCGACGCGGGGTTCGAGCTCGACGTCGTCGAGCTGCCCGCGGGCGGGCTCGCCGCCTGGCTCGCCGCGCGCGCCGGCCGCACCGTCGGCGTCGACGTCAGCGGGCGCGGCACGCCCAACCAGGGCGACGCGTGGGGCGTCGCGCTCGCCGAGGGCGGCGAGGGCGTCGCGTACGACCTCGCCGACATCACCGCCGACGACGAGGCCGCGCTGACCGCCTGGCTCGCCGACCCCGCCGCGCCCAAGGTGCTGCACGGCGCCAAGACGGCCTGGCACTCCCTGGCTGCGCGGGGGATCGCCCTCGACGGCGTCGTCTTCGACACGGAGCTGGCCGCCTACCTGTGCTACCCCGACCAGCGCGGCTACGACCTGGGCGACCTCGTCGCACGGCACCTGGGCCGCGAGCTCAAGGTCGAGGACGACGGTGCCCAGGGGGCGCTCGACCTCGACCTGGGCGGCACAGGCGCCCGGGGCGTGGGCGAGGCCACGCGCGCCGCCGCCGTCGCCGACCTGGCCCAGGCGCTCACGGGCCAGCTGGCCGACCGCGGCGCGACGTCGCTGCTCACCGACGTCGAGCTGCCGCTGTCGCGCGTGCTCGCGCGCGTCGAGGCCAACGGCATCGCCGCCGACACGGACTTCCTGACGACGCTCGAGCGAGGCTTCGCCGACCAGGTCGCCCAGGCCGCGGGCGAGGCGTACGACGCCATCGGGCACGAGGTGAACCTCGGCTCGCCCAAGCAGCTCCAGGAGGTGCTGTTCGGCGAGCTCGACATGCCCAAGACCAAGAAGACCAAGACGGGCTACACGACCGACGCGGCCGCGCTCGCCGAGCTGTACGCCAAGACGGGGCACCCGTTCCTGGAGCACCTGCTCGCGCACCGCGACGCCACGCGGCTGCGCGTCACGGTCGAGGGGCTCATCAAGTCGGTGCACCCGGACGGGCGCATCCACACCACCTTCCAGCAGACGATCGCCGCGACGGGCCGCCTCTCGTCCACGGAGCCGAACCTCCAGAACATCCCCATCCGCACCGAGGCGGGGCGGCAGATCCGCCGCGCGTTCCGCGTGGGCGACGGCTACGAGACGCTCCTGACGGCCGACTACTCGCAGATCGAGATGCGCATCATGGCGCACCTGTCGGGCGACGCCGGGCTCATCGAGGCGTTCCGGTCGGGGGAGGACCTGCACCGGTACGTGGGCTCGCGCGTCTTCGGCGTCGAGCCCGCAGGCGTGACCGCCGAGATGCGCTCCAAGGTCAAGGCGATGTCCTACGGCCTGGCGTACGGGCTCTCCGCGTTCGGGCTCAGCCAGCAGCTCGGCATCTCCACGGGCGAGGCGCAAGGCCTCATGGACGACTACTTCGCCCGGTTCGGCGGGGTGCGCGAGTACCTCGACGGCGTGGTCGAGGAGGCCCGGGCCACCGGCTACACCGCCACCGTGCTGGGCCGGCGCCGGTACCTGCCCGACCTCACGAGCGACAACCGTCAGCGCCGGCAGATGGCCGAGCGCATGGCCCTCAACGCGCCCATCCAGGGCAGCGCGGCCGACATCATCAAGCTCGCCATGCTGGGCGTGCAGCGCGAGCTGGACGCTCGCGGGCTGCGCTCGCGGCTGCTGCTCCAGGTGCACGACGAGCTCGTCGTCGAGGTCGCCCCGGGGGAGCGCGCGGCCGCGGAGGACGTGCTGCGCTCGCAGATGGGGGCGGCGTACACGCTGGACGTCCCCCTCGACGTGTCGGTGGGGACGGGGGAGACATGGCACGACGCCGGTCACTGA
- a CDS encoding DUF368 domain-containing protein: MDWIIRVVKGVVISLGFILPGVSGGVLAAILGLYERLLRFLANFRRRFRVDFPYFVPVGIGGVVGLGLLSSPLAYAIEHWRVPVMWAFAGAILGTVPALWRTAAERLDGRAGRDGTDWAWLVGTFVVAIVGLYLLPFATGTVPANFGGFLLAGGLIALGVLVPGLSPSNLLIILGLLQPMLQRFGREGDFGLTDALTTLVAVALGAIVVLAAFSKLMERVLDRFHSRVYHFIIGFVLASTVLILVPTPSGSVLHGTEDAMTYEGVTATTIVVAAVLFLAGVALGLWMAMLEKKHKTVDAGV; this comes from the coding sequence ATGGACTGGATCATCCGCGTCGTCAAGGGCGTCGTCATCTCGCTGGGCTTCATCCTCCCGGGCGTCTCGGGCGGGGTCCTCGCGGCCATCCTCGGTCTCTACGAGCGCCTGCTGCGCTTCCTCGCCAACTTCCGACGCCGGTTCCGGGTCGACTTCCCGTACTTCGTCCCGGTCGGCATCGGTGGCGTGGTGGGCCTCGGACTGCTGTCGAGCCCGCTGGCGTACGCCATCGAGCACTGGCGCGTGCCCGTCATGTGGGCGTTCGCCGGCGCGATCCTCGGAACCGTGCCCGCCCTGTGGCGCACGGCGGCCGAGCGCCTCGACGGCCGTGCGGGCCGCGACGGCACGGACTGGGCCTGGCTCGTCGGCACGTTCGTCGTCGCGATCGTGGGCCTGTACCTGCTGCCGTTCGCCACGGGCACGGTCCCGGCGAACTTCGGAGGCTTCCTGCTCGCGGGCGGTCTCATCGCGCTCGGCGTGCTCGTGCCCGGCCTGTCGCCGTCCAACCTGCTCATCATCCTGGGTCTGCTCCAGCCGATGCTGCAGCGCTTCGGCCGCGAGGGGGACTTCGGCCTGACCGACGCCCTGACGACGCTCGTGGCGGTCGCGCTCGGCGCGATCGTCGTGCTGGCGGCGTTCTCGAAGCTCATGGAGCGCGTGCTGGACCGGTTCCACTCACGCGTCTACCACTTCATCATCGGCTTCGTCCTGGCCTCGACCGTGCTCATCCTCGTGCCGACGCCGTCGGGCTCGGTGCTCCACGGCACCGAGGACGCGATGACGTACGAGGGCGTGACGGCCACGACGATCGTGGTGGCCGCGGTGCTGTTCCTCGCGGGTGTTGCGCTGGGCCTGTGGATGGCCATGCTGGAGAAGAAGCACAAGACCGTCGACGCAGGGGTGTGA
- a CDS encoding DUF2200 domain-containing protein: MATDRLANLTFASIYPMYVQKVERKDHTVDELHTVIGWLTGYDDAGIAGCVADGRTFEQFFEKAPAMNPNAALIRGVICGYRVEDIEDPLHQKVRWLDKLVDELARGKKMASILRA; encoded by the coding sequence ATGGCCACCGACCGCCTCGCGAACCTGACCTTCGCGAGCATCTACCCGATGTACGTGCAGAAGGTCGAGCGCAAGGACCACACGGTCGACGAGCTGCACACCGTCATCGGGTGGCTCACCGGCTACGACGACGCGGGCATCGCCGGGTGCGTCGCCGACGGGCGCACCTTCGAGCAGTTCTTCGAGAAGGCGCCCGCGATGAACCCGAACGCCGCCCTCATCCGGGGGGTCATCTGCGGGTACCGCGTCGAGGACATCGAGGACCCGCTGCACCAGAAGGTGCGCTGGCTCGACAAGCTCGTCGACGAGCTGGCCCGCGGCAAGAAGATGGCGAGCATCCTGCGCGCCTGA